The Shewanella sp. KX20019 genome window below encodes:
- a CDS encoding ornithine cyclodeaminase family protein, producing the protein MLVINAESVHQSLNFNELVDALDETFSRPAGMPQRQVFSLDESSSHSDAFAVLPSWNDKTIAVKAFTYFPGNPQKDPQLASLYSKILIFSRATGEPQALVDGTSVTYWRTAAVSALGSRYLSREDSSKLLVCGSGNLASFMALAHASVRPITQITVWGRTEAKARATIELIRDQRPDVEVIYCDNLEASVRDADIISCATGSPAPLFPGEWVQAGTHTDFVGNHNHDRRECDSSLIQKSAVFVDSKINVFAEAGELLIPIEEGVFSLDGVKGELAQLCQSTVSARESAEQITLFKTVGTALSDLVGAQLVYAKMTQDPL; encoded by the coding sequence ATGTTAGTTATCAATGCCGAGTCTGTGCACCAGTCATTAAATTTCAACGAACTTGTCGATGCGCTCGACGAAACCTTCTCTCGTCCCGCTGGAATGCCTCAAAGGCAAGTGTTCAGTTTAGATGAGTCTTCAAGCCATAGTGATGCATTTGCAGTATTACCCTCTTGGAACGACAAGACGATTGCCGTTAAAGCTTTTACCTACTTTCCAGGAAACCCACAAAAAGATCCTCAACTTGCCAGCCTCTATTCTAAAATTTTAATCTTTAGCCGAGCTACGGGTGAGCCACAGGCATTGGTCGATGGCACCAGCGTGACCTATTGGCGCACCGCAGCGGTTTCAGCGCTGGGAAGTCGTTATTTATCCCGTGAAGACTCAAGTAAGTTGCTGGTGTGTGGCAGCGGTAATTTGGCCTCTTTTATGGCACTGGCTCATGCAAGTGTGCGTCCTATCACGCAAATCACAGTGTGGGGACGAACAGAAGCTAAAGCACGAGCAACTATCGAACTTATCCGTGATCAACGCCCTGATGTTGAGGTGATCTATTGTGACAATCTAGAGGCCAGTGTGCGGGATGCTGACATCATTAGCTGCGCTACAGGTTCGCCAGCACCACTATTCCCAGGAGAGTGGGTTCAAGCGGGTACTCATACTGATTTCGTTGGCAACCACAACCATGACCGCCGTGAATGCGACAGCAGCCTCATCCAAAAATCGGCTGTATTTGTTGATTCAAAAATCAATGTATTTGCTGAGGCGGGAGAGCTGCTCATCCCGATTGAAGAGGGTGTATTCTCGCTCGATGGGGTCAAGGGTGAACTGGCACAATTATGCCAGTCCACTGTATCGGCGAGAGAAAGTGCTGAACAGATCACCCTCTTTAAAACAGTAGGCACTGCACTGTCAGATCTT